From the Chryseobacterium sp. G0201 genome, the window TTTTAATAATCCAAAAGGTACAAAAACAATGAATAATAGTAACAAATAAGTCGTAATTGAAGAAAAATTTCTTGGATATGGAAAGTTTTTAATTCTTTCCGCTTTTCCCTGATTATCTGTAAATTTTACTAATTGCTGATTGATCTGCGTCCATTGAAAATCATTTATTTCTCCTTTTGAATATACTTCAGATAATTCCTTACTCTGACTTGCCATCAATTGAGTTGCTCTGTTTTTTTTGCTTAAAATATATTGAAGTTCAGTTTCCGAAAGATAGTTTTTCAACTCATCGTCCAATTTAGAAAGTCTTTCCGGAATGTCATATTTTTTTGAATATTCATCATACTGTGCCGTATTCATATTTTCCCAAGCTCTTGATTCACGAAGCTGAAAACGAAGCGCAGTAAGCCATGCATAATGACGGAGAAACATTTCTTTTACCTTCTTCGGATCCTTTCCCGAAAGAGCATCTCTCAGAATATATCCAAAACTTCGGCTGTCATTAATGATCGCTCCATAAATCTGTCTTGCTTCCCAAAGTCGGCTGTAACTCGCATTATTTTTAAAACCTACAATGAAAGCAACGGCCGTTCCCATGATCGCGATCGGCTGCCACGGAACATACAGAAATTTCCATCCGAAGAAATATAATACGGTCGGAATTGCAGCTAAAATAGCTAAACCATAAATACTTCTTCTTGTCCAGATTATAAATTCAATCGCTCCAAATTTTTTCCCTGAATGCATATGTGTTTGTGTTTTGGTTATTAATTTTTATTAAATGGAATGTTATTGTAAAAACCAATTTGAATCTGTCCGCGGTTTTTATTTTCCTGAATCTGATTCATATATCCCGCTTCAATTCTCAGGTTTTTATTGATCACATATCCCAATGCTCCGTACACTCTGTTTCTGTCGAAAGTCGGACTGTTTAAATGTAAGAAAATCTCGTTATATACAGATCCGTAAAAAGTTTTTGGAAGCATTTCTTTGTTATTGATCGGAATATTTAACCCTAACATATATCGGAATCTCATTTTAAAATCGTCCTGCACAAAGCGTTCTTCCAAACGGTACCGGTGCTGAAGATAGAATCTCCCGAATTTTTGTTTTGTGATATATTGTTGAAAAATTCGATGTTCAATATTTTCCTTTTTTTCACCGTTTACATAAGGTTGACTTAAAATAAAACCATAACCCAGCAAAACATTGTTGTTATTTTCCGTTAAATCATAGCCAATTCCAGTACGAATTAAAAGTTGCTCCAAATCTCCAATACCATCAAAATTACGATACTGGATTTCGTTATGAAAGTTTAATTTTTTACTAATTTTATTGTTTCCAAAATACATATACCAAGCTCCAAGATCACTTTTCTGAGCAAAGGATTTTACTGCTCCCAAAGTGAAAATAATCAAAGCCATTGACTTTAAAATCTTCATAAATTTATCTTTTACATTTTATTTTAAGAAAATAGTTTATTACTAAAATCTATCACAATTTAAATAGTGATTTCGATTATCAATAATAAGCAAAAAAAATATTTTATGAAAATTTATATTTTTAGTTTAAAAATTAAACGGATGGAATGTTCTCGACCAGTAAATTATGCCCTTCTGTATCGAAATAGGTACAAGTCATGTCGTTAAGATCCATCTTCCAGCCATCAACTCCATTGTCTGCGCAGTCTTTACAGAAAGTTAAATAATCTGTTCCACCCTGCTGGTGAAGTTTTAGTCTTGATTTAAAATTTTCAAGGTTTACATTTTCAGAAACTATCAAAACATCATATTTACTTCCGCTAGATTCTGATTGATTTTCCTGATCAAAATATTCTGTATTTCCATCCGAAACGTAAACAGTGTAATGAGAAACTCCTCTATTTTTAATAGCCTGAATGTATTTTGGAAAATCTGCTCCGCTTTTTACTTTTTGGTGTTCAGCTTTGATTTCTTCGATTGTGAATTTCATTTTTTTTGTTTTTTTATTTTTGTTTTTTTTATTAGTATTGATAATATTTTAAGTTCGCAAAGGCGTTTCACTTAGCAAAGATTTGAAGCATTAAACAACTTTAATACTAAAAACCTAAACCCTAATTCCTGCAACCTAATCCAAATTTATAATTTTTTGGAATGCAAATGTATCATAAAATAAAAACCGGCAGAACGATCTGCCGGTTAGTTTTAACTCTATTTTGTATATAAAATTGAATATTATGGGTGTTGCTGCATTTTAGCAGGATCGTCATAATTTACCATCCAGTTGATGCCGAATTTATCGGTAAACATTCCGAAATAAGCGCCCCAGAAAGTATCCGCCATTGGCATTGTTACCTGTCCACCTGCAGAAAGTCCACCGAATAATTTATCTGCTTCTTCTTTTGAATCTGCGTTGATAGAAATTGAAAAGTTGTTTCCCGCTTTAAATTGAGAAACCCATTCGCAACCTGCATCGCTTCCCATTAAAGTTGTTTCCTTAGAAATAGGAAGAGAAACATGCATAATTTTG encodes:
- a CDS encoding bestrophin family protein, giving the protein MHSGKKFGAIEFIIWTRRSIYGLAILAAIPTVLYFFGWKFLYVPWQPIAIMGTAVAFIVGFKNNASYSRLWEARQIYGAIINDSRSFGYILRDALSGKDPKKVKEMFLRHYAWLTALRFQLRESRAWENMNTAQYDEYSKKYDIPERLSKLDDELKNYLSETELQYILSKKNRATQLMASQSKELSEVYSKGEINDFQWTQINQQLVKFTDNQGKAERIKNFPYPRNFSSITTYLLLLFIVFVPFGLLKEFDKLGDGTVVEGFTVWFNIPFSLLVTWCFHTLDSVGEASVNPFEGSPNDVPITQISRTIEIDMRDMLDEADLPAAIVPKNNIVL
- a CDS encoding DUF1398 domain-containing protein produces the protein MKFTIEEIKAEHQKVKSGADFPKYIQAIKNRGVSHYTVYVSDGNTEYFDQENQSESSGSKYDVLIVSENVNLENFKSRLKLHQQGGTDYLTFCKDCADNGVDGWKMDLNDMTCTYFDTEGHNLLVENIPSV
- a CDS encoding VOC family protein — translated: MASVNVYLTFNGNCREAFDFYKSVFGGEYPYIGTFGEMPPAEGQEAKEEDKDKIMHVSLPISKETTLMGSDAGCEWVSQFKAGNNFSISINADSKEEADKLFGGLSAGGQVTMPMADTFWGAYFGMFTDKFGINWMVNYDDPAKMQQHP
- a CDS encoding DUF2490 domain-containing protein; the encoded protein is MKILKSMALIIFTLGAVKSFAQKSDLGAWYMYFGNNKISKKLNFHNEIQYRNFDGIGDLEQLLIRTGIGYDLTENNNNVLLGYGFILSQPYVNGEKKENIEHRIFQQYITKQKFGRFYLQHRYRLEERFVQDDFKMRFRYMLGLNIPINNKEMLPKTFYGSVYNEIFLHLNSPTFDRNRVYGALGYVINKNLRIEAGYMNQIQENKNRGQIQIGFYNNIPFNKN